One genomic window of Conger conger chromosome 7, fConCon1.1, whole genome shotgun sequence includes the following:
- the mrps17 gene encoding 28S ribosomal protein S17, mitochondrial, with translation MSAKQASVHAKWIIGRVIGTKMQKTAKVRVTRLVLDPYLLKYYNKRKTYFAHDRLEQCTVGDIVLLKALPERRTKHVKHELADIVYKVGNVVDPLTGKRVAGTSYLEPLWEDSQPSADSLTEKLQELNITGSASPDH, from the exons ATGTCCGCGAAACAGGCGTCTGTCCACGCGAAATGGATTATTGGCCGGGTCATCGGAACGAAGATGCAGAAGACCGCGAAGGTGCGGGTGACCCGGCTGGTGCTCGACCCGTACCTCCTCAAG TACTACAACAAAAGAAAGACGTACTTTGCCCACGaccgcctggagcaatgcaccGTGGGAGACATAGTCCTTCTGAAGGCCTTGCCGGAGAGGAGGACCAAACACGTTAAGCATGAACTGGCAGACATTGTGTACAAGGTGGGGAATGTTGTAGACCCGCTGACGGGGAAGAGGGTGGCCGGCACCTCTTACCTGGAGCCCCTGTGGGAGGATTCCCAGCCGTCGGCCGACTCCCTGACTGAGAAACTGCAGGAATTAAACATCACGGGCTCCGCATCTCCAGATCACTGA
- the nipsnap2 gene encoding protein NipSnap homolog 2 — translation MATRVLQSVGNGLNQARIGGRASGQVIVAARSLSASDNRNREDSWFKSLFVRKVDPRKDAHSHLLAKKEESNLYKIQFHNVKPECLDAYNKLCEDVLPGIHADPHYPCELVGTWNTWYGEQDQAVHLWRYRGGYPALTEVMNKLRQNKEFMEYRNQRGQMLLSRRNQLLLEFSFWNEPVPRDGPNIYELRSYQLRPGTMIEWGNYWARAIRYRQHNQEAVGGFFSQIGSLYMVHHLWAYKDLQSREDTRNAAWQHEGWDEVVYYTVPLIQHMESRIMIPLKSSPLK, via the exons ATGGCGACTCGAGTCCTTCAGAGCGTGGGGAATGGCCTGAACCAGGCGCGAATCGGGGGGCGAGCGAGCGGACAGGTCATCGTGGCCGCCAG GAGCCTGTCCGCATCTGATAATAGAAATCGGGAAGACAGCTGGTTCAAGTCATTGTTCGTCCGGAAGGTCGACCCGAGGAAGGATGCACACTCCCACCTGCTCGCcaagaaagaagaaagtaaCTTGTACAAAATCCAGT TTCACAATGTGAAGCCGGAATGCCTGGATGCCTACAACAAACTTTG TGAGGATGTCCTCCCTGGGATACACGCAGACCCACACTACCCCTGTGAGCTGGTAGGCACCTGGAACACCTGGTATGGGGagcaggaccaggcag TTCATCTGTGGCGGTATCGGGGAGGTTATCCAGCATTGACGGAAGTCATGAACAAGCTTCGGCAAAACAAG GAGTTCATGGAGTACCGGAATCAGAGGGGTCAGATGCTGCTGTCCCGCCGGAACCAGCTCCTGCTGGAGTTCAGCTTCTGGAACGAACCAGTCCCCCGAGACGGGCCCAATATCTACGAGCTCCGCTCCTACCAGCTGAGG CCTGGGACCATGATTGAGTGGGGTAACTACTG GGCTCGGGCCATCCGGTACCGCCAGCATAACCAGGAGGCAGTGGGAGGGTTCTTCTCCCAGATCGGGAGCCTGTACATGGTGCACCATCTCTGGG CTTACAAAGACCTGCAGTCGAGAGAGGACACAAGGAATGCCGCCTGGCAGCACGAAGGTTGGGACGAGGTTGTATATTacacag tgCCGCTCATTCAGCACATGGAGTCCAGGATCATGATCCCGCTGAAGTCCTCGCCCCTGAAGTAG
- the psph gene encoding phosphoserine phosphatase — MRAVKILLSLPHTNEQSFFYRLREHSFRPQGFFGVCCWLANVNTASTMATLAETKELFRRAEAVCFDVDSTVIKEEGIDELAKFCGVGDAVTEMTRKAMGGSMTFQTALRERLAIIRCSREQVNKLITDHPPQLTPGIKELVRNLQQRNVKVFLISGGFRCIVEHVASQLGIPLHHVYANRLKFYFNGEYAGFDETQPTAESGGKGRVISLLKELYSLENVVMIGDGATDLEACPPASAFIGFGGNVTRPQVKERSSWYVTSFGELLKELEKI, encoded by the exons ATGCGAGCTGTGAAAatcctcctttctctccctcacaccaATGAGCAATCCTTTTTCTATCGACTGAGAGAGCATTCATTTCGGCCTCAAGGGTTTTTTGGCGTATGCTGCTGGCTAGCTAACGTCAACACTGCAAG tacaATGGCAACTTTAGCCGAAACCAAGGAACTGTTCCGCAGAGCGGAGGCAGTGTGCTTCGACGTGGACAGCACCGTCATCAAAGAGGAGGGTATCGATGAACTAGCGAAGTTCTGTGGAGTTGGAGACGCGGTCACAGAAAT GACTCGAAAGGCGATGGGTGGGTCCATGACGTTCCAGACGGCCCTGAGGGAGCGGCTGGCCATCATACGATGCTCCCGGGAGCAAGTGAACAAGCTGATCACGGACCACCCTCCACAGCTGACTCCAGGTATTAA GGAGCTTGTGAGGAACCTCCAGCAGAGGAATGTGAAGGTCTTCCTCATCTCCGGAGGGTTCCGCTGCATCGTGGAGCACGTGGCCTCGCAGTTGGGCATCCCGCTGCACCACGTCTACGCCAACCGGCTGAAATTCTACTTCAACG GGGAGTATGCAGGGTTTGATGAGACCCAGCCCACGGCGGAGTCGGGGGGGAAGGGCCGGGTGATCAGCCTGCTGAAGGAGCTCTACAGCCTGGAGAATGTGGTGATGATCGGAGACGGAGCCACGGACCTGGAGGCCTGCCCCCCTGCT AGTGCCTTCATTGGATTCGGCGGGAACGTCACCAGGCCACAGGTGAAGGAGCGGTCCTCTTGGTACGTCACGAGTTTCGGAGAGCTCCTAAAAGAGCTGGAAAAGATTTAA
- the cct6a gene encoding T-complex protein 1 subunit zeta: protein MSAVKALNPKAEVARAQAALAVNISAARGLQDVLKSNLGPKGTMKMLVSGAGDIKLTKDGNVLLHEMQIQHPTASLIAKVATAQDDITGDGTTSNVLIIGELLKQADLYVSEGLHPRIIAEGFEAAKEKALAVLEEVKVTKEMDRETLISVARTSLRTKVHVELADLLTEAVVDAVLAISRPGEPIDLFMVEIMEMKHKVDSDTVLIKGLVLDHGARHPDMKKRVEDAFILTCNVSLEYEKTEVNSGFFYKSADERDKLVKAERKFIEERVKKIIDLKNAVCTDGSKGFVVINQKGIDPFSLDALAKAGIVALRRAKRRNMERLTLACGGIAMNSVDDLTPECLGHAGLVYEHTLGEEKFTFVEKCGNPRSVTLLVKGPNKHTLTQIKDALRDGLRAVKNAIEDGSVVSGAGAFEVAVADALLKHKPSVKGRAQLGVQAFADALLVIPKVLAQNSGYDPQETLVKLQTEYKESGQLIGVDLSTGEPMVSGEAGVWDNYSVKKQLLHSCTVIASNILLVDEIMRAGMSSLKG from the exons ATGTCCGCCGTCAAAGCCTTGAACCCGAAAGCAGAGGTGGCTCGGGCACAGGCAGCGCTGGCCGTGAATATCAGCGCTGCTCGGGGACTTCAAGACGTGCTGAAGAGCAATTTGGGACCAAAAGGAACCATGAAGAT GCTTGTGTCTGGTGCCGGAGACATAAAGTTGACCAAAGATGGCAATGTCCTGTTACACGAGATG CAAATTCAGCACCCAACCGCTTCCCTGATCGCCAAGGTAGCCACTGCCCAGGATGACATCACAGGCGACGGGACCACCTCCAACGTGCTGATCATCGGAGAGCTGCTGAAACAGGCCGACCTTTACGTGTCCGAG GGCCTCCATCCCCGAATCATCGCGGAAGGGTTCGAGGCGGCGAAGGAGAAGGCGTTGGCGGTGCTTGAGGAGGTGAAGGTGACGAAGGAGATGGACCGAGAGACCCTCATCAGCGTGGCCCGCACCTCCCTCCGGACCAAGGTCCACGTGGAGCTCGCCGACCTGCTGACTGAG GCGGTGGTGGACGCGGTGTTGGCCATCAGCAGACCCGGCGAGCCCATCGACCTGTTCATGGTGGAGATCATGGAGATGAAGCACAAGGTGGACAGCGACACAGT GTTGATCAAGGGTCTGGTGCTGGATCACGGTGCCCGCCACCCGGACATGAAGAAGAGGGTGGAGGACGCCTTCATCCTCACCTGCAACGTGTCTCTGGAGTATGAGAAAAC GGAAGTGAACTCGGGCTTCTTCTACAAGAGCGCGGACGAGCGGGACAAGCTGGTGAAGGCGGAGAGGAAGTTCATCGAGGAGCGTGTCAAAAAGATCATCGACCTAAAGAACGCAGTGTGCACCGACGGATCCAAGGGCTTCGTCGTCATCAACCAGAAG GGCATCGACCCGTTCTCCCTGGACGCCCTGGCGAAGGCGGGCATTGTGGCTCTTCGTCGGGCGAAGAGGAGGAACATGGAAAG ACTCACGCTGGCCTGTGGTGGTATCGCCATGAACTCTGTGGACGACCTGACGCCTGAGTGCCTGGGACACGCTGGCCTTGTTTACGAACACACGCTC GGGGAGGAGAAGTTCACCTTCGTTGAGAAGTGTGGGAACCCTCGCTCCGTCACCCTGCTGGTGAAGGGGCCCAACAAACACACGCTGACGCAGATCAAGGACGCCTTGCGGGACGGCCTGCGCGCGGTCAAGAACGCCATCGAGGACG GCAGTGTGGTGTCCGGTGCGGGGGCCTTTGAGGTGGCCGTGGCCGACGCCCTGCTGAAGCACAAGCCCAGCGTGAAGGGGCGTGCCCAGCTGGGAGTGCAGGCCTTCGCCGACGCCCTGCTCGTCATCCCCAAG GTCCTGGCACAGAACTCGGGCTACGACCCTCAGGAGACCCTGGTCAAACTGCAGACAGAGTACAAGGAGTCGGGCCAGCTCATCGGGGTGGACCTCAGCACCG GGGAGCCCATGGTGTCTGGCGAGGCGGGGGTTTGGGATAACTACAGTGTGAAGAAGCAGCTTCTGCATTCATG CACTGTAATCGCAAGCAACATCCTGCTGGTGGACGAGATCATGAGAGCCGGAATGTCCTCCCTGAAGGGCTAA